A stretch of DNA from Brevibacillus ruminantium:
GCTCAGCCTGGAGCCGTTTCAGTTCCGCTTCCATCTTGCGGATTTTCTCTTGCATCGCTTGTGCAGTCATGGTGATTCTCTCCTCTTCGTTGTCTTTTATCTAAATTTACAGACTATTTTAACGAATGGGCAAACTGTTGTAAAGAGCAGTTTGGCAATGTAAGCGTTTGTATCTGTGAAGGATTGATGAACGTTTTAGAGGCTTGTGAGAAAAAAGATAGTGACTCGTCCAAAAGTGGGAGAAAATAGAGGAAATCGAAAGCTCCGCTCTATGTGCAAGGAAAGAACTCGTGTTATGATGAAAGGTAGACTTTGGGCCAATGCCCACGTGGAAGGTGTGGACCTGTGATTTATTTTGATAATAGTGCCACGACCCGGCCTTATCCTCAGGTAATTGAGGTGGTGAAGCGGGCGATGGAGTCCTATTATGGAAATCCCTCTTCGCTCCATCAGAAAGGACTGGAGGCCGAAAATGTATTGAAACAGGCGCGCGCGGTAGCCGCTCAGTATCTCGGCTGCAAACCGTCCGAAATCCTGTTTACTTCCGGAGGAACTGAAAGCAACAACGCCGCCCTTAAAGGAGTGGCCTTTCAATATCGGGGTAGGGGCAAGCATATTGTGACGACCAGCGTAGAGCATCCTGCCGTATACGATGTATGCAAACAACTGGAGTCTTTTGGCTTCTCTACAACCTTCTTGCCGGTCGATCGCTCAGGGCGCGTCTCGGTGGAGGCTGTTAAACAGGCAGTGAAAGACGATACGATTCTAGTATCCGTCATGCATGTGAATAACGAGTTGGGGACGATCCAGCCGATTGCGGAAATCGGTCAGTGGCTGAAGCAATTTCCAAAAACCCTGTTTCATGTCGATGCTGTCCAGAGCTTTGGAAAGCTGCCGATTCGACTCAAAGAGTGGGGAATTGATTTGGCGAGCATCTCTGCTCATAAATTTCACGGTCCCCGGGGCATTGGCATCCTGTACAAGCGGGAGGGCTTGATCATTCAGCCCTTGCTCACAGGCGGTGGTCAGGAGGGCGGTCTTCGCTCCGGCACGGAAAATATCCCTGCGATCGCCGGGATGGCCAAAGCCATTCGCATATTGACAGAAGAGGGAGCACGGGATGCAGCAAACATGATTGCGCTGACGCAGCGGCTCCGGGACGGACTTTCGCAGATCCCGGGTGTTGCGCTCAATTCTCCCGAGGAAGGAAGCGCACCGCATATTACCAATATCTCCTTCCCTGGCATGAAGGCAGAGGTTATCCTCCATGCATTGGAGGAGCGGGGATATCTCGTATCCACCAAATCAGCCTGTTCCTCCAAGCGGGATGAGCCAAGCCGCGTCTTGATGGCGACCGGGATGGACAAGGAGCGTGCGTTGTCTGCTATCCGGATCAGCCTGAGCAGAGAAAATACCGAGCAAGAAGTGGAACAGTTTCTTGCTGCTGTAGCGGAAGTAAGTGGGATGTCTTCATTTAAAAAAGCAAAAGTGTAAGGATGCAAAGGAGCCTGTTATGAACTACGATGTCATCTTGATTCGATACGGCGAACTGGCCTTAAAAGGAAAAAATCGCGATCAGTTTGAAGAAGCACTGGCGCGCAGCGTCAAAAGTGTGCTGCGTTCCTTTTTCAAAATCAAAGTGCGGCGCAGCTACGGACGCATGTATGTTGAATTGCACGGGGAAGATGCGGAAGCTGTAATGGAGCGGCTGAAGCGTGTATTTGGCATTTCCTCGTTCAGCCCTACCATTCAGGTGGAACAGGATGCCGAAGTGATCAAAGAGAAGTCACTCGAGATGATCCGCCAGATTCAGCCGGAGCCCAAAACCTTCCGCGTGGAAACGCGACGGGCTGACAAGCGTTTTCCAACTCCCTCCATGGAAATGAACCGATTGGTAGGAACACATATCCTGCGCAATTTGCCGGCGATCAAAGTGGACGTTCACCAGCCGGAGGCGGTTGTCCATATCGAAATTCGTGCAGAGGGTACGTATATCAGTTGTCAGACGATTCCGGGACCGGGCGGTTTGCCGGTAGGCTCCGGCGGCAAAGTCATGCTTCTGCTCTCGGGCGGGATTGACAGCCCTGTGGCTGGTTGGATGATGATGAAGCGCGGGGTTACGCTGGAGGCAATTCACTTCCACAGTCCTCCGTTTACCAGTGAGCGTTCATTGGAAAAAGTCCGTGATCTGGCACATAAGTTAACCAAGTGGGGGGGCACAATTCGTCTCCATGTTGTTCCCTTTACAGATATCCAGACCGCGATTCGCGATCAATGCCCGGGTGATTATTTGATCACGATTATGCGCCGGTTCATGATGCGGATTGCAGAGCGGATTGCACGGGAAAACAATGCGCTGGCATTGGCTAGCGGAGAGAGTCTCGGCCAGGTTGCCTCCCAAACACTGGAGAGCATGAACACGATTAACGACGTGATTTCGATACCGATGTTGCGTCCTTTGGTAGCGTTGGACAAGACGGAAATCACGGAGATTGCCAGAAGGATCGACACCTACGAGCTCTCCATTTTGCCTTTTGAGGATTGCTGTACCATTTTTACACCTAAAAATCCGGTGACAAGACCAAAGCCCTATCTGGCAGCCCGCTTTGAAGAAAAGCTGGATGTGGACGCCCTCGTAGAGGATGCCGTCCATCGAACGGTTGTCGAAGAGATTACTTCCAAACCTCGCGAGGCAGTGAACGACCTGTTCTAGCCAATCATGCATGTAATATTAGAAAGAAGAAAATGGGGGAAGCAGGATGATCGTCCGGTATGAGCGAAATGGCAAGGTAAAACACGGCTGGATGGTGGAGGAAGATCAAAAAGTCAGGGTGATCGAAGGAGATATTTACAAACTGCAGGGCACCAAGCCGATTATGACTGGTTTGGAGCTTCCGCTCTCTGAGGTAAACCTGCTGGCACCTTGCACGCCGAGCAAAGTCGTATGCATCGGGCTTAACTACTATGACCATGCCGAGGAAATGGGAATCGAAGCGCCCGCCGAACCACTGATGTTCATGAAACCATCGACCACTGTGGTTGGGCCGGGACAACCTATCGTGTACCCCAAATTGACACAGCAGCTCCATTATGAAGGGGAATTGGCTGTCGTGATCAAAAAGCAAGCCTACCAGGTGAAAGCAAGTGAGGCTGAGGACTTTATTCTGGGATACACATGCGCCATCGATGTGACAGCCAGAGACTTGCAGCACCAGGATGGGCAATGGACGCGGTCGAAAAGCTTTGATACCTTTTGCCCTTTGGGGCCGGCCATTGCACCCAAACTGGATGATCAGGACTTACGCATTGTGACCCGTGTAAACGGAGAGGTGAGACAGGATGGTTCCACCAAACAGATGATCTTTCCTGTTCCGCAATTGATTGAAGCAATTACGGCGGTCATGACCTTGCTGCCGGGGGATGTAATTTTGACTGGTACACCGGTAGGCGTAGGAGAACTTCAGCCGGGGGATGAAATCTCTGTTTCGATCGAAGGAATCGGTACACTGACCACCCATGTAGTAACGCATTCATAAAGGAGATGATGCTCACCTTCCCTGAAAGTCGAGGGGAGGTGAGCTTTTGCTTCGAATGGTTATCTTTCTTCCTCGCCGGCATCTGGATTGTCGTGAACAGGGTGAGCGCCGGGGTACTGACGGGGCAAATCTTCATGCATCTGCCGTGTTTCATAGGTATAATGGGTTGTTGTCGAATGCTGGCCAGGCTCCCAGCCTGTGGCCTTTCCCAAATGCGTTTCATTTGTAGATGCTCCATAGGGTCCCTCTGGAAACTCCTCTTGCAGGATTTCATTTCGCTGCGACTCTACTGTGGAGAGTTCACTGTATGGTTTGTTGTCATATTCTTCGTAGGTCGGTTTAGGTGACAAGTTAATCACATCCTTTCCGGGAAGTACCCTTATTGTGAAGTAAACTACAGGTCGGTATTCGTTGTTTGTTTTTTTATGGGGATTACTATATCAGTCTCTTCTATAAAATATTGATAAGGTTTTTATCAGTTAGTGATCAGAGTTAAATCAGATTAAATTTTTTTAAAAAACCCCTTGATTATGGCTGGGGGAGTGTGTTATATTAGTACTTGTCGCCGATGAGCGAGAGATGATCTTCCAAAAAACGAAAGAAAAAAACTCTTGCAAATCGAATGTGCGATGTGATATGATTAAAAAGTCGCCTCTGAGCGACGTAATCGAGAAATGCTCTTTGAAAACTGAACAGCGAAGCGTTTTTACTATAGTGAGTAAATCACAAGCCTAGCAAAATGTTTTGAAGCTAATGAATCAACTCAACTTTATTGGAGAGTTTGATCCTGGCTCAGGACGAACGCTGGCGGCGTGCCTAATACATGCAAGTCGAGCGAGTCCCTTCGGGGGCTAGCGGCGGACGGGTGAGTAACACGTAGGCAACCTGCCTGTAAGCTCGGGATAACATGGGGAAACTCATGCTAATACCGGATAGGATTCTCTCTCGCATGAGAGGGAATGGAAAGATGGCGCAAGCTATCACTTACAGATGGGCCTGCGGCGCATTAGCTAGTTGGTGGGGTAACGGCCTACCAAGGCGACGATGCGTAGCCGACCTGAGAGGGTGACCGGCCACACTGGGACTGAGACACGGCCCAGACTCCTACGGGAGGCAGCAGTAGGGAATTTTCCACAATGGACGAAAGTCTGATGGAGCAACGCCGCGTGAACGATGAAGGTCTTCGGATTGTAAAGTTCTGTTGTCAGGGACGAATAAGTACCGTTCGAACAGGGCGGTACCTTGACGGTACCTGACGAGGAAGCCACGGCTAACTACGTGCCAGCAGCCGCGGTAATACGTAGGTGGCAAGCGTTGTCCGGAATTATTGGGCGTAAAGCGCGCGCAGGCGGCTATGTAAGTCTGGTGTTAAAGCCCGGGGCTCAACCCCGGTTCGCATCGGAAACTGTGTAGCTTGAGTGCAGAAGAGGAAAGCGGTATTCCACGTGTAGCGGTGAAATGCGTAGAGATGTGGAGGAACACCAGTGGCGAAGGCGGCTTTCTGGTCTGTAACTGACGCTGAGGCGCGAAAGCGTGGGGAGCAAACAGGATTAGATA
This window harbors:
- a CDS encoding cysteine desulfurase family protein, with the protein product MIYFDNSATTRPYPQVIEVVKRAMESYYGNPSSLHQKGLEAENVLKQARAVAAQYLGCKPSEILFTSGGTESNNAALKGVAFQYRGRGKHIVTTSVEHPAVYDVCKQLESFGFSTTFLPVDRSGRVSVEAVKQAVKDDTILVSVMHVNNELGTIQPIAEIGQWLKQFPKTLFHVDAVQSFGKLPIRLKEWGIDLASISAHKFHGPRGIGILYKREGLIIQPLLTGGGQEGGLRSGTENIPAIAGMAKAIRILTEEGARDAANMIALTQRLRDGLSQIPGVALNSPEEGSAPHITNISFPGMKAEVILHALEERGYLVSTKSACSSKRDEPSRVLMATGMDKERALSAIRISLSRENTEQEVEQFLAAVAEVSGMSSFKKAKV
- the thiI gene encoding tRNA uracil 4-sulfurtransferase ThiI, whose amino-acid sequence is MNYDVILIRYGELALKGKNRDQFEEALARSVKSVLRSFFKIKVRRSYGRMYVELHGEDAEAVMERLKRVFGISSFSPTIQVEQDAEVIKEKSLEMIRQIQPEPKTFRVETRRADKRFPTPSMEMNRLVGTHILRNLPAIKVDVHQPEAVVHIEIRAEGTYISCQTIPGPGGLPVGSGGKVMLLLSGGIDSPVAGWMMMKRGVTLEAIHFHSPPFTSERSLEKVRDLAHKLTKWGGTIRLHVVPFTDIQTAIRDQCPGDYLITIMRRFMMRIAERIARENNALALASGESLGQVASQTLESMNTINDVISIPMLRPLVALDKTEITEIARRIDTYELSILPFEDCCTIFTPKNPVTRPKPYLAARFEEKLDVDALVEDAVHRTVVEEITSKPREAVNDLF
- a CDS encoding fumarylacetoacetate hydrolase family protein, which encodes MIVRYERNGKVKHGWMVEEDQKVRVIEGDIYKLQGTKPIMTGLELPLSEVNLLAPCTPSKVVCIGLNYYDHAEEMGIEAPAEPLMFMKPSTTVVGPGQPIVYPKLTQQLHYEGELAVVIKKQAYQVKASEAEDFILGYTCAIDVTARDLQHQDGQWTRSKSFDTFCPLGPAIAPKLDDQDLRIVTRVNGEVRQDGSTKQMIFPVPQLIEAITAVMTLLPGDVILTGTPVGVGELQPGDEISVSIEGIGTLTTHVVTHS